One Methylomarinovum tepidoasis DNA window includes the following coding sequences:
- the narI gene encoding respiratory nitrate reductase subunit gamma produces the protein MNTLNFWLFGVYPYIALTVLAAGSILRYECAPYSWRAGSSQLLRRRQLIWGSILFHTGVLIVFFGHLIGMLTPIQVFHWIGIEAGTKQVMAIVVGGIAGTVSLTGALVLLHRRLTDPRIRANTAFADLAILVLLTLQLALGLLTIPASMGHLDGSEMVKFMAWALGIFTFDPEAWTYVADVAPVFKLHIFLGLTIFLVFPFTRLVHMLSAPVYYLLRPGWQLVRSKKPLNPTA, from the coding sequence ATGAACACCCTGAACTTCTGGCTGTTCGGCGTCTATCCCTACATCGCCCTGACCGTCCTGGCCGCAGGTTCCATCCTGCGTTACGAATGCGCCCCCTACAGCTGGCGCGCAGGCTCCAGCCAACTGCTGCGGCGCCGGCAACTGATCTGGGGTTCGATTCTATTCCACACCGGCGTTCTGATCGTGTTCTTCGGCCACCTGATCGGCATGCTGACCCCCATTCAGGTGTTCCACTGGATCGGCATCGAAGCCGGCACCAAACAGGTGATGGCCATCGTGGTCGGCGGCATCGCCGGCACCGTCTCCCTGACCGGGGCCCTGGTCCTGCTGCACCGACGTCTCACCGACCCGCGCATCCGCGCCAATACCGCGTTCGCCGATCTGGCCATCCTGGTGCTGCTGACGCTGCAACTGGCCCTGGGCCTGCTGACCATCCCCGCCTCGATGGGCCATCTGGACGGCAGCGAAATGGTCAAATTCATGGCCTGGGCCTTGGGAATCTTCACCTTCGATCCCGAGGCCTGGACCTACGTGGCCGACGTCGCCCCTGTCTTCAAACTGCACATCTTCCTGGGGCTGACGATCTTTCTGGTCTTCCCCTTCACCCGGCTGGTCCACATGCTGTCGGCACCGGTGTATTATCTGCTGCGGCCCGGCTGGCAGCTGGTGCGCAGTAAAAAACCGTTGAACCCCACCGCCTGA
- a CDS encoding alginate export family protein: MKKLSAFLLSLGLATAQADDLLHPVADQLRGDWGQIKADIRYRYEYVDPEGDTEEAHASTLRLRLGYLTPKFHGLQGYAEMEGNWEVGLDHYDSIRNQRPYAVVADPQETELNQGWVSYTPVEGATIKAGRQRLIYDDHRFIGNVGWRQLEQTFDAVTVRNELLPDAVIEAAFLWRVQNILSRTVDMTSPLLHITYTGLPFGRISAYGYWLDYADRNDSANFALSTQTYGIRFHGRQPLTDWLAGIYHLEYARQMDFQRNPNDFAADYYRFIAGLSAFGVTVKGAVENLTADHHVGFATPLATLHAFQGWADKFLKTPQNGVRDVYASVALKLWRTTLMGVYHDFRDENGDERYGEEYDALLTRRFGQHFSVLLKYAYYNAKGFSVDTQKVWGQVALHF, translated from the coding sequence ATGAAAAAACTGTCTGCCTTCCTGTTGTCACTGGGACTGGCGACCGCCCAGGCCGATGACCTGCTCCACCCGGTCGCCGATCAACTCCGGGGCGACTGGGGACAGATCAAGGCCGACATCCGCTACCGCTACGAATATGTGGACCCGGAAGGCGATACCGAAGAAGCCCACGCCTCCACCCTGCGCCTGCGTCTGGGGTATCTGACGCCGAAGTTTCACGGCTTGCAGGGGTATGCGGAAATGGAAGGCAATTGGGAAGTGGGGCTGGACCATTACGACAGCATCCGCAACCAACGCCCCTATGCGGTGGTAGCCGATCCCCAGGAAACCGAGCTCAACCAGGGGTGGGTCAGTTACACCCCGGTCGAGGGGGCCACGATCAAGGCCGGCCGCCAACGCCTCATCTACGACGATCACCGCTTCATCGGCAACGTGGGCTGGCGGCAGCTGGAACAGACTTTCGACGCGGTCACGGTGCGTAACGAACTGCTGCCCGATGCGGTCATCGAGGCGGCCTTCCTCTGGCGGGTGCAGAATATCCTGTCGCGCACCGTGGACATGACCTCACCCCTGCTGCACATCACCTACACCGGCCTGCCCTTCGGCCGAATCAGCGCTTACGGCTACTGGCTCGACTACGCTGACCGCAACGACAGCGCCAACTTTGCTCTGTCGACGCAGACCTACGGCATCCGTTTCCACGGCCGCCAACCCCTGACCGACTGGCTCGCCGGGATCTACCATCTGGAGTACGCCCGCCAGATGGATTTTCAGCGCAATCCCAACGATTTCGCCGCCGACTACTACCGCTTCATCGCGGGGCTGTCGGCCTTTGGGGTCACCGTCAAGGGAGCGGTGGAGAACCTGACCGCCGATCACCATGTCGGCTTCGCCACGCCGCTGGCGACCCTGCACGCTTTCCAGGGCTGGGCCGACAAATTCCTCAAAACCCCGCAAAACGGGGTGCGCGACGTTTATGCCAGCGTGGCGTTGAAACTGTGGCGCACCACGCTGATGGGGGTCTATCACGACTTCCGGGACGAAAACGGCGACGAACGGTACGGCGAGGAATACGATGCCTTATTGACACGCAGGTTCGGCCAGCATTTCAGCGTGTTGCTGAAATACGCTTATTACAACGCCAAAGGCTTTTCTGTCGATACCCAGAAGGTGTGGGGGCAGGTGGCGCTGCATTTTTAA
- a CDS encoding CDP-alcohol phosphatidyltransferase family protein, which translates to MTWLTLRNLPNFITICRILLVGPTVWAILRQRFDLALALFFAAGVSDGIDGFLAKHFGWTSRLGSLLDPLADKLLMVSSYAACAWTGLLPLWLAALVIGRDVLILAGATAYYFLLHPFEGQPSWISKLNTLLQILLLLALLWHHGLRPLPVSLTDTLIYAVAATTTVSGLHYLWSWGRLLLHQVWHV; encoded by the coding sequence ATGACCTGGCTGACACTGCGCAATCTTCCCAATTTCATCACCATCTGCCGGATCCTGCTGGTGGGCCCGACGGTGTGGGCCATTCTGCGGCAGCGCTTCGATCTGGCCCTGGCGCTGTTCTTCGCCGCCGGGGTTTCCGACGGCATCGACGGTTTCCTGGCCAAGCACTTCGGCTGGACTTCCCGGCTGGGCTCGCTGCTGGACCCGCTCGCCGACAAGCTGCTGATGGTGTCGAGCTACGCCGCCTGCGCCTGGACCGGGTTGCTACCGCTCTGGTTGGCGGCGCTGGTCATTGGCCGCGACGTCCTCATTCTGGCGGGGGCGACGGCCTATTATTTCCTCCTGCACCCCTTCGAAGGGCAGCCCTCCTGGATCAGCAAGCTGAACACCCTGCTGCAAATCCTGCTGCTGCTGGCGCTGTTGTGGCATCACGGCCTGAGGCCGCTGCCGGTTTCGCTGACGGACACGTTGATTTACGCGGTGGCGGCGACGACGACGGTCAGCGGCCTGCATTACCTATGGTCGTGGGGGAGGTTGCTGTTGCACCAAGTTTGGCATGTGTAG
- the purM gene encoding phosphoribosylformylglycinamidine cyclo-ligase, which translates to MPLADQAPLDYKSAGVDIEAGNTLVERIKPLVKRTFRPEVLAGLGGFGALFELPLARYRRPVLVAGTDGVGTKLKLALELDRHDTIGIDLVAMCVNDIVVQGAEPLFFLDYYATGRLEVDVAARVIGGIARGCELAGCALIGGETAEMPGFYGGGEYDVAGFSVGIVDKDRIIDGSRVQAGDVLIALAASGPHSNGYSLIRKILEVSGADLSQSLEGRPLADWLLEPTRIYVKSLLRLLEAQPVHALAHITGGGITENLPRVLPEGLAAEIDLSSWEWPPIFRWLQRQGRIDTAEMLRTFNCGVGMIVCVPPETQTTALEMLRKLGEKAWVIGCIETAAAKQVRYRNA; encoded by the coding sequence ATCCCCTTGGCAGATCAAGCCCCCCTCGACTACAAATCCGCCGGCGTCGACATCGAGGCCGGCAACACTTTGGTGGAACGCATCAAACCGCTGGTCAAAAGGACCTTCCGCCCTGAGGTCCTCGCCGGCCTCGGCGGCTTCGGCGCCCTGTTCGAGCTGCCCCTGGCGCGCTACCGCCGTCCCGTGCTAGTGGCCGGCACCGACGGGGTCGGCACCAAGCTCAAGCTGGCCCTGGAGCTGGACCGCCACGACACCATCGGCATCGACCTGGTGGCCATGTGCGTCAACGACATCGTGGTGCAGGGGGCCGAGCCGCTGTTCTTCCTCGACTACTACGCCACCGGTCGGCTGGAGGTGGACGTGGCCGCCCGGGTCATCGGCGGCATCGCCCGGGGCTGCGAGCTCGCCGGCTGCGCCCTGATCGGCGGCGAGACGGCAGAAATGCCCGGTTTCTACGGCGGCGGCGAGTACGACGTGGCCGGTTTCAGCGTCGGCATCGTCGACAAGGACCGCATCATCGACGGCAGCCGGGTGCAGGCGGGCGACGTCCTCATCGCCCTCGCCGCCTCCGGTCCCCATTCCAACGGCTACTCGCTGATCCGCAAGATTCTCGAAGTCAGCGGCGCCGACCTGTCCCAATCCCTGGAAGGACGGCCGCTGGCGGACTGGCTGCTGGAGCCGACCCGGATCTATGTCAAATCGCTGCTCCGGCTGCTCGAAGCCCAGCCGGTCCACGCCCTCGCCCACATCACCGGCGGCGGCATCACCGAAAACCTGCCGCGGGTGCTGCCGGAGGGCCTGGCGGCGGAGATCGACCTGTCGAGCTGGGAATGGCCGCCGATCTTCCGCTGGCTGCAGCGGCAGGGCCGCATCGACACGGCGGAAATGCTGCGAACCTTCAATTGCGGGGTGGGCATGATCGTATGCGTCCCGCCTGAAACCCAGACCACCGCTTTGGAGATGCTCCGGAAACTGGGCGAGAAAGCCTGGGTCATCGGCTGCATCGAGACGGCGGCGGCGAAACAGGTCCGCTATCGCAACGCCTAG
- a CDS encoding acylphosphatase: MAQKRWHIWVSGRVQGVFYRAHTVEAARRLGLTGWVRNLPDGRVEIVAEGEEKALQALLDWCRQGPPLARVTEVVWRDEGPATGESHAFGVRG, encoded by the coding sequence ATGGCGCAGAAACGTTGGCACATCTGGGTGTCCGGCCGGGTTCAGGGGGTGTTTTACCGCGCCCACACGGTGGAGGCGGCGCGGCGACTGGGCCTGACCGGGTGGGTCAGGAACTTGCCCGACGGCCGGGTGGAAATCGTCGCCGAAGGCGAGGAGAAAGCGTTACAGGCGCTGCTGGACTGGTGCCGCCAGGGCCCGCCGCTGGCCCGGGTGACCGAGGTGGTCTGGCGGGACGAAGGGCCGGCGACGGGAGAATCTCACGCTTTCGGTGTGCGCGGCTAG
- the groL gene encoding chaperonin GroEL (60 kDa chaperone family; promotes refolding of misfolded polypeptides especially under stressful conditions; forms two stacked rings of heptamers to form a barrel-shaped 14mer; ends can be capped by GroES; misfolded proteins enter the barrel where they are refolded when GroES binds) has protein sequence MAAKQIKFSDDARHKMAEGVNILAQAVKVTLGPKGRNVVLEKSFGAPTVTKDGVSVAKEIELKDKFENMGAQMVKEVASQTSDVAGDGTTTATVLAQAILNEGLKGVAAGMNPMDLKRGIDKAVHAAVEELQKLSVPCTDTKAIAQVGAISANNDEEIGRLIAEAMEKVGKEGVITVEEGSGLENELDVVEGMQFDRGYLSPYFITNQETMSVELENPFILIHDKKISSIRDLLPVLEAVAKAGRPLLIIAEDVEGEALATLVVNNMRGILKACAVKAPGFGDRRKAMLEDIAILTGGTVISEELGMSLEKATLDQMGTAKKVVVTKEDTTIIDGAGSKEQIEARIKQIRAQIDEATSDYDREKLQERLAKLAGGVAVIKVGAATEVEMKEKKARVEDALHATRAAVEEGIVPGGGVALVRIQQKIKDLKGANHDQDVGIQIALKAMEAPLRQIVENAGEEGSVVYNKVAEGDGNFGYNAATGEYGDMIEMGILDPAKVTRTALQNAASVSGLMITTEAMVAEEPKEESAGAGAGGGMPDMGGMM, from the coding sequence ATGGCAGCAAAACAGATCAAATTCAGTGACGACGCCCGTCACAAGATGGCCGAAGGCGTCAACATCCTGGCGCAAGCGGTGAAGGTGACCCTGGGCCCCAAGGGCCGTAACGTGGTGCTGGAAAAGAGCTTCGGCGCCCCGACCGTCACCAAGGACGGCGTCTCCGTGGCCAAGGAGATCGAGCTGAAGGACAAGTTCGAGAACATGGGGGCCCAGATGGTCAAGGAAGTTGCCTCCCAGACTTCCGACGTCGCCGGTGACGGCACCACCACCGCCACCGTGCTGGCCCAGGCCATCCTCAACGAAGGCCTGAAGGGCGTGGCCGCCGGCATGAATCCGATGGATCTGAAGCGCGGCATCGACAAGGCCGTGCACGCGGCGGTCGAGGAGCTGCAGAAGCTTTCCGTCCCCTGCACCGACACCAAGGCCATCGCCCAGGTGGGCGCTATCTCCGCCAACAACGACGAGGAGATCGGCAGACTGATCGCCGAGGCGATGGAGAAGGTCGGCAAGGAAGGGGTGATCACCGTCGAGGAAGGCTCCGGTCTGGAGAACGAACTCGACGTGGTGGAAGGGATGCAGTTCGACCGCGGCTATCTGTCGCCGTACTTCATCACCAACCAGGAAACCATGTCGGTGGAGCTGGAGAATCCCTTCATCCTGATCCACGACAAGAAGATCTCCAGCATCCGTGACCTGTTGCCGGTGCTCGAAGCGGTGGCCAAGGCCGGCCGTCCGCTGCTGATCATCGCCGAAGACGTGGAAGGCGAGGCGCTGGCGACGTTGGTGGTCAACAACATGCGCGGCATTCTCAAGGCTTGCGCGGTCAAGGCGCCGGGATTTGGTGATCGCCGCAAGGCCATGCTGGAGGACATCGCCATCCTCACCGGTGGCACCGTGATCTCCGAGGAACTGGGCATGAGCCTGGAAAAGGCCACCCTGGATCAGATGGGCACCGCCAAGAAGGTCGTGGTCACCAAGGAAGACACCACCATCATCGATGGCGCCGGCAGCAAGGAGCAGATCGAAGCCCGGATCAAGCAGATCCGCGCCCAGATCGACGAAGCCACCTCCGACTACGACCGTGAGAAGCTGCAGGAACGTCTGGCCAAGCTGGCCGGCGGGGTGGCGGTGATCAAGGTCGGTGCTGCCACCGAAGTGGAGATGAAGGAGAAGAAGGCCCGCGTGGAAGACGCTCTGCACGCCACCCGCGCCGCAGTCGAGGAAGGCATCGTCCCCGGCGGTGGCGTGGCGCTGGTGCGGATCCAGCAGAAGATCAAGGATCTCAAGGGCGCCAACCACGATCAGGACGTGGGCATCCAGATCGCCCTCAAGGCGATGGAAGCCCCGCTGCGTCAGATCGTCGAGAACGCCGGCGAGGAAGGCTCGGTGGTCTACAACAAGGTCGCCGAGGGTGACGGCAACTTCGGTTACAACGCCGCTACCGGTGAATACGGCGACATGATCGAGATGGGCATTCTCGATCCGGCCAAGGTGACCCGGACCGCGCTGCAGAACGCCGCTTCCGTGTCCGGGCTGATGATCACCACCGAAGCCATGGTGGCCGAAGAGCCCAAGGAAGAGTCCGCAGGCGCCGGCGCCGGCGGTGGCATGCCCGACATGGGCGGCATGATGTAA
- the groES gene encoding co-chaperone GroES has translation MKLRPLHDRVIVKRLEEEKTSPGGIVIPDTAKEKPIKGEVLAVGNGKILENGDVRPLDVKVGDKVLFGKYAGTEVIIDDEELLVMREDDIMAILEG, from the coding sequence ATGAAATTGCGTCCTCTGCACGACCGAGTCATCGTCAAGCGTCTGGAAGAGGAAAAGACCTCGCCGGGCGGTATTGTAATTCCCGACACCGCCAAGGAAAAACCGATCAAGGGTGAGGTGCTCGCCGTCGGCAACGGCAAGATCCTCGAAAACGGCGACGTGCGTCCCCTCGACGTCAAGGTCGGCGACAAGGTGCTGTTCGGCAAGTACGCCGGCACCGAGGTCATCATCGACGACGAAGAGCTGCTGGTGATGCGCGAAGACGACATTATGGCGATCCTGGAAGGCTGA
- a CDS encoding HesA/MoeB/ThiF family protein gives MNDELLLRYSRQILLPQLDIWGQEKLIQARVLVVGAGGLGCPAAMYLAAAGVGYLTIADDDTVELSNLQRQIAHHTEDIGRPKAESAAATLSALNPNVKVEALCRRLEGEALIEQVTEADLVLDCSDNFATRFAVNRACVQTAKPLVSGAAIRFEGQVAVFDPRQPDSPCYHCLYPDQGEGEERCGRNGVIAPVTGIVGSIQALEAIKVLAGIGHPLTGRLLILDGLQMTWHCVNLPRNPSCPTCGAPS, from the coding sequence ATGAACGACGAACTCCTGCTTCGCTACAGCCGTCAGATCCTGTTGCCTCAGCTCGACATATGGGGACAGGAAAAATTAATTCAAGCCCGGGTGCTGGTCGTCGGCGCCGGCGGACTGGGATGTCCTGCAGCCATGTATCTGGCGGCCGCCGGTGTCGGGTATCTCACCATCGCCGACGACGATACCGTGGAACTGTCCAACCTCCAGCGCCAGATCGCCCATCACACCGAAGACATCGGCCGCCCCAAGGCCGAATCGGCCGCCGCCACTCTGAGCGCCCTCAATCCCAACGTCAAGGTCGAGGCGCTGTGCCGGCGCCTCGAGGGGGAGGCTTTGATCGAACAGGTGACCGAGGCCGATCTGGTGCTCGACTGCAGCGACAACTTCGCCACCCGCTTCGCCGTCAACCGCGCCTGTGTCCAGACCGCCAAGCCCCTGGTGTCGGGGGCGGCGATCCGCTTCGAGGGCCAAGTGGCGGTGTTCGATCCGCGCCAGCCGGACAGCCCCTGCTATCACTGCCTCTATCCCGACCAAGGCGAAGGGGAGGAACGCTGCGGCCGGAACGGGGTCATCGCCCCTGTCACCGGCATCGTCGGCAGCATCCAGGCGCTGGAGGCGATCAAGGTTCTCGCCGGCATCGGCCATCCCCTCACCGGCCGCCTGCTGATTCTGGATGGATTGCAGATGACCTGGCACTGCGTTAACCTGCCCCGCAACCCTTCCTGTCCAACCTGTGGAGCGCCCTCATGA
- the pqqA gene encoding pyrroloquinoline quinone precursor peptide PqqA, with protein sequence MKWEKPSYNDLRFGFEVTMYIYNR encoded by the coding sequence ATGAAGTGGGAAAAGCCCAGCTACAACGATCTGCGCTTCGGTTTTGAAGTCACCATGTACATCTACAACCGTTAA
- the pqqB gene encoding pyrroloquinoline quinone biosynthesis protein PqqB — translation MLIRVLGSGAGGGFPQWNCNCDNCRRLRRGEINARPRTQSSIAVSEDGDNWVLFNASPDIRFQLEANPPLQPKRGVRDTGIKAIVLIDAQIDHTTGLLILRESTAPLEIYCTDPVHRDLTSGFPVLAMLGHYCGVNRHPLPIDGTGFQIPGFDDLRFYSHALVSRAPPYSPHRNDPHPGDNVGVIVEQISSGRRLYYAPGLGEIEPHVFEAMQQADCVLVDGTFWTDDEMKQVGSDKKAREIGHLPQSGPGGMIEVLNRLPRETRRILIHINNTNPILDEDSPERRRLTEAGIEVAYDTMEIRL, via the coding sequence ATGCTCATCCGTGTGCTCGGCTCCGGCGCCGGCGGCGGTTTCCCCCAGTGGAACTGCAACTGCGACAACTGCCGCCGTCTGCGCCGGGGCGAAATCAACGCCCGCCCCCGCACCCAGTCGTCCATCGCCGTCAGCGAGGACGGGGACAATTGGGTCCTGTTCAACGCTTCCCCGGACATCCGCTTCCAGCTGGAGGCCAACCCACCGCTCCAGCCCAAACGCGGGGTGCGTGACACCGGCATCAAGGCCATCGTCCTCATCGACGCCCAGATCGACCACACCACAGGCCTCTTGATCCTGCGCGAGAGCACCGCGCCGCTGGAGATCTACTGCACCGATCCGGTCCACCGCGACCTGACCTCCGGTTTCCCGGTCCTGGCCATGCTGGGCCACTACTGCGGCGTCAACCGCCATCCGCTGCCCATCGACGGCACCGGGTTCCAGATCCCCGGTTTCGACGATCTGCGCTTTTACAGCCACGCCCTGGTGAGCAGGGCGCCCCCTTACTCACCCCACCGCAACGATCCCCATCCCGGCGACAACGTGGGCGTGATCGTGGAGCAGATCTCCAGCGGCAGAAGGCTCTACTACGCCCCGGGCCTGGGGGAGATCGAGCCCCACGTGTTCGAGGCCATGCAACAGGCCGACTGCGTCCTGGTGGACGGCACCTTCTGGACCGACGACGAGATGAAGCAGGTAGGCAGCGACAAGAAGGCCCGCGAAATCGGCCACCTGCCCCAGTCCGGTCCCGGCGGCATGATCGAAGTCCTGAACCGCCTGCCGCGGGAGACGCGCAGGATTTTGATCCACATCAACAACACCAATCCGATTCTGGACGAAGATTCGCCCGAGCGCCGGCGACTGACCGAGGCCGGCATCGAAGTGGCTTACGACACCATGGAGATTCGCCTATGA
- the pqqC gene encoding pyrroloquinoline-quinone synthase PqqC: protein MTNQQPWSREEFEAKLRDKGKYYHIKHPYHLLMAEGKLNEDQIRGWVLNRFYYQVTIPRKDAAIMANCPDRETRRMWVQRILDHDGHGDDPGGIEAWIQLGLACGLEREEITSLRHVLPGVRFAVDAYYNFCRTAPWQEAVCSSLTELFAPTIHKQRLAGWPELYPWIKPEGLAYFQKRVSQARRDVEHGLAFTLDYFGQSRQLQERALEILQFKLDILWTMLDAMWLAYIDNKPPYFNIQE, encoded by the coding sequence ATGACGAACCAGCAGCCGTGGTCGCGGGAGGAATTCGAGGCCAAACTGCGCGACAAAGGCAAGTACTACCACATCAAGCACCCCTATCACCTCCTCATGGCCGAGGGCAAGCTCAACGAGGACCAGATCCGCGGCTGGGTGCTCAACCGCTTCTATTATCAGGTGACCATCCCGCGCAAGGACGCGGCGATCATGGCCAACTGCCCGGACCGGGAAACCCGGCGGATGTGGGTGCAGCGCATCCTCGACCACGACGGTCATGGCGACGATCCCGGCGGCATTGAGGCCTGGATCCAGCTGGGGCTGGCCTGTGGCCTGGAGCGGGAGGAGATCACCTCTTTGAGGCACGTCCTGCCCGGGGTGCGCTTCGCCGTCGATGCCTACTACAACTTCTGTCGCACCGCCCCGTGGCAGGAGGCGGTGTGCTCATCGCTGACCGAGCTGTTCGCCCCCACCATCCACAAACAGCGCCTGGCCGGCTGGCCGGAGCTGTATCCGTGGATCAAGCCGGAGGGACTGGCCTACTTCCAGAAGCGGGTCAGCCAGGCCCGCCGTGACGTGGAGCACGGTCTTGCCTTCACCCTCGACTATTTCGGCCAAAGCCGCCAGCTGCAGGAGCGGGCGCTGGAGATCCTCCAGTTCAAGCTCGACATCCTCTGGACCATGCTCGACGCCATGTGGCTGGCCTACATCGACAACAAACCGCCCTACTTCAACATTCAGGAATGA
- the pqqD gene encoding pyrroloquinoline quinone biosynthesis peptide chaperone PqqD, whose protein sequence is MSLDPDTPLRFSPLHRLQWEDAQQRHVILYPEGLVELNATSAEILKLCDGRHSLRTIVEALERKYQTQGLTDDIREFLEIALENGWIETAA, encoded by the coding sequence ATGAGCCTCGATCCCGACACCCCACTGCGCTTCTCCCCCCTGCACCGGCTGCAGTGGGAGGATGCCCAGCAGCGCCACGTGATCCTCTACCCGGAGGGGCTGGTGGAGCTGAACGCCACCTCGGCGGAGATACTCAAGCTGTGCGACGGCAGGCACTCCCTCAGGACCATCGTCGAAGCACTGGAACGCAAGTACCAAACGCAAGGTCTTACCGACGACATCCGCGAATTTCTGGAGATCGCCCTTGAAAACGGCTGGATCGAAACCGCCGCTTAG
- the pqqE gene encoding pyrroloquinoline quinone biosynthesis protein PqqE, protein MKTAGSKPPLSPPRWLLAELTYRCPLQCPYCSNPVDFARYQEELSTEDWKRVLTQAREMGAVQLGFSGGEPLTRRDLEELVAHAHRLGYYANLITSGYGLTEARIAALREAGLDHIQVSIQAPEKDLSDFLAGTESFEHKKQVARWVKQQGYPMVLCVVIHRYNIEHMEGILKMAIELGADYLELANTQYYGWAHLNRVQLMPTRAQFERAEAIAQAYKEKLKGKMKIYYVIPDFYEDRPKACMNGWGTTFLTIAPDGAALPCHSARELPIDEFPNVRQMSVREIWEESEIFNRFRGFDWMPEPCRSCDEKHKDYGGCRCQAYLLTGDINATDPVCAKSPNRRLIEQAIAEADNPPEAPLIFRNPRTSKQLSDG, encoded by the coding sequence TTGAAAACGGCTGGATCGAAACCGCCGCTTAGCCCGCCACGCTGGCTGTTGGCGGAACTCACTTACCGCTGCCCGCTGCAGTGCCCCTACTGCTCCAATCCGGTGGATTTCGCCCGCTACCAGGAGGAACTTTCCACCGAGGACTGGAAGCGGGTGTTGACCCAGGCCCGGGAGATGGGTGCGGTGCAGCTGGGTTTTTCCGGCGGCGAACCCCTGACCCGCCGGGATCTGGAGGAGCTGGTGGCCCACGCCCACCGCCTCGGTTATTACGCCAACCTCATCACCTCCGGCTACGGCCTCACCGAAGCGCGCATCGCCGCCCTCAGGGAGGCCGGCCTCGACCACATCCAGGTCAGCATCCAGGCCCCGGAAAAGGATCTGAGCGACTTTCTCGCCGGCACCGAGAGCTTCGAGCACAAGAAGCAGGTGGCCCGCTGGGTCAAGCAGCAGGGCTATCCCATGGTCCTGTGCGTGGTGATCCACCGCTACAACATCGAGCACATGGAAGGCATCCTGAAGATGGCGATCGAGCTGGGGGCCGACTATCTGGAGCTGGCCAACACCCAGTATTACGGCTGGGCCCACCTCAACCGCGTCCAGCTGATGCCCACCAGGGCCCAGTTCGAACGCGCCGAGGCCATCGCCCAGGCGTACAAGGAAAAGCTGAAGGGGAAGATGAAAATCTACTACGTCATCCCCGACTTCTACGAGGACCGGCCCAAAGCGTGCATGAACGGCTGGGGCACCACTTTCCTCACCATCGCTCCGGACGGCGCCGCCCTGCCCTGCCATTCGGCGCGGGAGCTGCCCATCGACGAGTTTCCCAACGTGCGGCAGATGAGCGTGCGCGAGATCTGGGAAGAGTCGGAAATCTTCAACCGCTTCCGCGGCTTCGACTGGATGCCCGAGCCATGCCGCTCCTGCGACGAGAAGCACAAGGACTACGGCGGTTGCCGCTGTCAGGCCTACCTGCTCACCGGCGACATAAACGCCACCGATCCGGTGTGCGCCAAGTCTCCCAACCGCCGCCTGATCGAGCAGGCCATCGCCGAGGCGGACAACCCGCCGGAGGCGCCGCTGATCTTCCGCAATCCCCGGACTTCAAAACAGCTGAGCGACGGTTAA